The nucleotide window GGCGGGTGCTTTCGCCGGGGTTGTAGAGGCGGTGCTCCGAAAACTCCACCGAAAAGCCGTGGTAGGGCGACTGGTGCAGGCCCGTAATGAAGCCTTCCACGAGCTGGCGGGCCAGAAACTCCAGGTTCTCAAACGAGCGGACGGCGGCCAGATCAAGCGGTTGGGACATCGGTGAAGGTATGAAGTGGTGAGATGATGAAATAGTAGCCGGCAGCGTCGTACATAGACTTTGCTGGATATAATCCTGCTTTCCGCATTTATCTAGATTTTTCCCTTCCGCGTCCAAAAAAGCCGCCTGCAAAAGCCTCAAGGCCTAAAACAAAGATACCCGGCATTTTGTGGAAAAAAGTTGACCTCAATATTTTTATATACGCTTGGAACACTTTACTTTGGGTTGCAATTCAATCATCTTGGAATAAATCAACCTATTTGAAGGCACCGTGGAAGACCGTCACGATCAGGAAGAAATCTACTCCCAACGCATTAAAGCTGGCAAACGCACGTACTTTTTTGATGTAAAGGCAACGCGCGGCCAGGACTACTATCTCACCATCACAGAAAGCAAGCGCAAGCTGCGCGATGATGACACGTTTTCCTACGAGAAACACAAAATCTTCCTCTACAAAGAAGACTTTGCCAAGTTCGTAGACGCCCTGCAGGACGCGGTGGACTACGTACGCGAAGAGCTGCTTACCGAAGAGGAAGTAGCCGAGCTGGACCGCCCCCGCCCCGCCTACGACAACTACGAAAGCGGCGAGCCGGGTTTCAATCCCAACCGCTCCGACGACAACTACTAGCCCCGACTTTTAGCGAAACACTGCTCTACTCCTTTTAGTACTTCAGATCCTTCGCGCGGCGCGCTTTGACCTCCGGGTCAAGGCGCGCCGTTTTTTGTGGCCTATACCAAATTATTCTCTGTCATCCTGAGCAAGGCGAAGGACCTTCCTCGCTATCCTACTGCGGTTCATTCAATGTGAAAAGCTATTCGCTGTAGCGGTAAAAGGTGGTACTACCGGTGGTGGAATAGACGAGGAAGGTCCTTCGCTTTGCTCAGGATGACAGACGGAGAAGTTACCATTGCGGTAAAGATGCTTCGGCTGCGCTCAGCATGACGTTCTACTTTGCCCTCTGCTCGCTGCCTTTATATTCACCAAGGATTCCCCGAAAAACAGCCGTACCTTTGCCCCTCGAATTGCGCCTGTAGGGCGTAGCTCACCATTTCACCAACTCACCATTTCACTATTATGGGTCTCCGCTGCGGAATCGTCGGTTTGCCGAACGTGGGTAAGTCCACGCTGTTCAACGCCCTTTCGAACGCCAAGGCCGAATCGGCCAACTATCCTTTCTGCACCATCGAGCCCAACGTGGGCGTGATTACCGTGCCCGATGAGCGCCTCCAGATTCTGGAAGCCCTGGTGAACCCCAAGCGCGTACTGCCCACCATTATCGAGTTTGTGGACATTGCCGGCCTGGTAAAAGGCGCTTCCAAGGGTGAAGGTCTGGGCAACAAGTTCCTGGCCAACATCCGCGAGGTCGATGCCATCATTCACGTGGTGCGCTGCTTCGAGGACCCCAACATCGTGCACGTAGCCGGCGGCGTCGACCCCGTGTTCGACAAGGACGTTATTGACACCGAGCTGCAGCTCAAGGACCTGGAAAGCATCGACAAAAAGCTGCAGAAGTCGGAGCGCTCGGCCAAGGCCGGCGACGCGGCAGCCAAGAAAGAAGTAGCGGTGCTGCAGCGCTTTAAGGCGGCCCTGGAAGCTGGGCAGAATGCCCGCGCCGTGCAGGCCGACGAGGTGGAGCTCGAAGCCGTAGCCGATTTGCAGCTGCTCACCATCAAGCCCGTGATTTACGTGGCCAACGTGGACGAAGCCAGCATCAAGACCGACGGCAACCACCACGTAGCCGCCCTGCGGGAGCACGTGAAGGCCGAAGGCGCCCAGGTGGTGCTGGTATCGGCGGCCATTGAGGAGCAGATTGCCGATATGGAAGACCCCGAGGAAAAGGAAATGTTCCTGGCCGAGTACGGCCTCACCGAGTCGGGCCTGAACAAGCTGATTCGTGCCTCCTACGAGCTGCTGAACCTGATTACCTACTTCACGGCCGGGGTGCAGGAAGTACGGGCCTGGACCATTCACCGCGGCGACAAAGCTCCGGCCGCGGCGGGCGTTATCCACTCCGACTTCGAGAAAGGCTTTATCCGCGCCGAGGTTATCAAGCTGGCCGATTACCAGGAGTACAAGACCGAGGTAAAAATCAAGGAAGCCGGCAAGATGGCCGTGGAAGGCAAGGACTACGTGGTTCAGGACGGCGACATCATGCACTTCCGCTTCAACGTATAACCCTTTTACTTCCAAAGAGCTTATGGACGTAAAAGACAGCAACGGTAACCTGCTCATCGAGGGCGACTCGGTGACGCTGATCAAGGACCTTAAGGTGAAAGGCTCGTCGCTGACCCTGAAGCGCGGCACGGTGGTGAAAAACATTCGCCTAACCAACAGCCCCGCCGAAATCGAGGGCCGCGCGGGTGGCTCCACGATGGTGCTCAAAACCGAATTTCTGAAGAAGGCCTAGCTCAGGCTAGACTTCCAGCAGAGTTTCACAATACAAAACGCCCCGGCCAATGTGGTCGGGGCGTTTTGTGTTACGGGATACAGCCAGGGTTTAGCTAGTTGATCTGAATAGCGTCGTGGCTGTTGTCTTCCGGTTTCCGGTCGATGAGCAGGTAGTCCGGGTCGACCACGGCTTTCACGGGCAGGGCGGCGACGGTGAGCCGTACTACTTTGCGGGAATTGGTGACCAGCAGCCGTTGGCGGACCAGCACCTTGTTCCCAGCGCCGTACAAGGCCACGTCGATGTAGTCGTGCAACGGAGCCTCTGTTTCCTTGCCCAGCGCGTCGGCGTAGCGCTTGTGGGCCTCCAGTTGGATGATGGCCTGGTAGCGGCCGTCGGGCAGGCGCTGGTAGGCTGCTTCCCGCACCTGGTTGTCGTAGAGCGTAATGCGCTTGAGCTGGTCGGTTACCAGGTATTGCAAGGAGTCGGGCGTGGCGCGCAGGATGTAGCCGTACAGATCTTCGGAAGTAGGATACGGGGCGGGACGGCCCTGGTAGTCGCGCGCAAACTGGCTGAGCGCGCCGTGGAGGCGTTGTTCACCCAGGTAGCTGCGCAGGGCATACAGCGCCACGGCACCCTTGGCGTAGTGAATGTGGGGCTGGTCCTCGTTATAGAGCAAAGGCAGCTCCCGCACCTTCTCGCTGGCCCGGCCGCGCAGGTAATTGTCGAGGGAATGACGGCGCACCGACAGCACCCGGGCCGCACCATACTGGCGCTCCAGCATCAGGGTGGAAAGATACTCGGAAACAGATTCCGACATAAACGTGGCACCCTGCACGGCGGCCCCTACTACCTGGTGAGCCCACCACTGGTGCGCCATTTCGTGGGCTACCACCCGGTAGGTGCGGTCCACGTCGCGGTCTTCGGGGCTGGGCTGGGCAATAAAGCCGAGGCCTTCGGAGTAGGGCATGGTGCCGGGAAACGCCTGGGCAAACTTCTGATAGCGCGGAAACTCGATGATGCGGGCCTGCTGCTGCGGATACACCCCAAACTGCTGGCCGTAGTACGCCAGGGAGGCGCGCATGGAGTTCATCATCCGGTCCAGGTTGTAGGGGTGACCGGGGTGGTAGTAGATTTCCAGGTCGACGCCGTTCTGCCGCTCCCGCCGCACCTTATAGCGGGCCGAGGTGATGGAGTAAAAGTTGAGCACCGGCTGGGCCAGGCGGTAGTGGAAGTAGCGGCGGCCGTTCTGCTGCCATTCCTTCAGCAAAGAGCCCGGGGCTATGGCAATCTGGTCGGGGCTGGTGCTGACCGTGGCCTCGAAGCGCAACCGGTCGGCGTCGGTGGAAATGTAGCTATTGGCGTAAGCAGCCGAGTCGGACTGGGGCGCCATGCGGAGCCGTTCGGGCAAATCGAACTTGGCGCGGTCGGTGGCACTTTCCAACTCCATATTCCGGGTGTAGCCAATGGTGGGCGCTAGCTCGAAGTTATTGAGGAAGGTGCCGTTGCCATTGATCAGGGGCCGGGAAACTTTGTTTTCAAAGCCCGGGCCTGATACTGAGCCGAGTAGCCGAGTACCAGGGAGTCGCCGGGGGCCAGAGCCGATTGGAGCACGAAGCTGCGGAAGTGCAGGCGCTGGTCGTTGAGCACGGGCCGGGCGCCGGGGATACTGAACTGGAAGTCTTCCAGGTAGGTACCGTAGGACAGGCGCAGGGTGTCGAGCGGGCGGCCGGTTTTGTTTTTGAGCGTCAGTTGCCCCCGTACCTGCACGGCGCGGGCTTCGGGCGCGAGGTCTACCTGCAGATTCACGGCCGTTACGCGGGGCTGCGGGGCGTGCTCGTAGCGCTTATAGTGCTTTTCGTAATCTGCCTGCAGGGCCTGGTCCTCAGCCTCAGTAGTGTAGTCGTTGCGTACGTCGATGTTGTAGTAGATCCAGCCGCCCAGGCCCAGCCAAGAAACCAGCCCGGTAGCAGCCACAGCCCGCAGCGTGGGCGTAAAGGACTGCCGCAATTGCGTAGCACTGAATGCTCCGCTCACGGCCCGGCCCCGCACCCACAGCCCGGCCGTGAGGGCCACGAGCAGCACCGTAAAGGACATCCAGTAGAGCTTAAACCACACGATGCTTTCGGCGAAAGGCCCGAAGCCGTTCATGTCGGAGTAGGTAAAGGTGGGTGTGTCGGCGAAGCGGAAGAGGTTGTTGTTCCAATCGAGGGCGGCGCCGCTGATGGCCTGCAGCAGGATGATGGCCACCGTCAGGCCATAGGCCAGGAATTTGTTGCGCAGCAACACGTGCAAGAACACCGTGCCCACAATGACCATTAGGTAGCGGGTAAACTCGATGCCAAACACGGCCTGCCCATAGAGGCTCCATTGAAAGTTGGTGTAGCCCTGCAGGGCCTGGGCGCCCACGCACACCAGCACGCCCATCGTCGTCAGAAAGGCGGTGATAACCACCAGCGTCAGCATTTTAGCCGCGTAAGGCACCCACGACGGACGGGGCGAAGCGTCCAGGATACCGTCGAGGCGGGCGTCCTGTTCTTTCCACACCAGGGCCCCGCCGTAGTACACCAGCACGGCCAGCACGAAGGTGGCGTAGGTCCCATTAATATGGTCGAGCATGGTATAGGTGACCGGGTAGAAGTGCCCACCTTCCCGCTCCGCCCCGTGGCCGCAACGCTGAGCAGGTTGAGCAGGCCCAGGCCGAGCAGAATCCAGAACGGCACGCTTTTCAGAATGCCAAACAGGTCGAGGCGGGCCTGCTGGGTGAGCTGTACCAGGGCGGCACCCCGGTCGTGGCGGGGCTGCACCTGGGGCCGGGGCGTGGGCGCGGCGGCACGCACCGGAGCGGGAGCATCGGCCAGGCGCTGCTTTTTGGCTTTGCCGGTGGAAGTGGTGAAGGAAAACACGCCGTGGGTCAGGCCCATCAGGGCGCCGGCTATGCCCAGCCACACGAGGCGGTTGGTGAGCAGCGGGCCGGCGAAATCCAGCACCGCGGTGTTTTTCTCCGATACGGTCCAGTACTTGGTCAGGGAGTGCAGGGTACGCAGGCCAAAGGGGTCGAGCAGCAGCACGCTGGCCGGCGTGTCCAGATTAGGCGTCAGCAAACCGACCAGCACAAAGCCCATCATCAGCCCCAGGGCGCCAATGAAGGCGTAGACCGTGTTGCGCGTCAGCACTGTGAGGCAGTATACAATGGCCCCGGCCAGCACCACGTTGGGCACGATAAACAGACTGACGGCCTGCAGGTAGGGCGCCAGTTGAAACGCGCCCACCCGGGCGGGCTCGTTGAGCAAAGTACCCAGCACAATAGCCAGCAGCATGCCCAGCAGGGCCAGCACGGCCACCAGCACCCCGCCCGTGAAGCGGCCCCAGAGGTAGCCGCCCTTTTCGAGCGGGGCGGCATACAGCACCTGGGCGTAGCCCGAGCCCGAGTCGCGGGTGGCCGTGCTGGCCATGATGGCCGTGATAAAGAGCAGGCAGAGCATGGTCATGGCCCCGGCCCGGCTCAGGATGGCGAAGGGCGCGTTGACGTTCAGATTGCGCAGGTCCTGGCCCATCTGCAGGTTGGGCCAGAGCATGGCCAGAAACGTTATTCCGAAGGTAACGGCC belongs to Hymenobacter cellulosilyticus and includes:
- a CDS encoding DUF3276 family protein: MEDRHDQEEIYSQRIKAGKRTYFFDVKATRGQDYYLTITESKRKLRDDDTFSYEKHKIFLYKEDFAKFVDALQDAVDYVREELLTEEEVAELDRPRPAYDNYESGEPGFNPNRSDDNY
- the ychF gene encoding redox-regulated ATPase YchF; translation: MGLRCGIVGLPNVGKSTLFNALSNAKAESANYPFCTIEPNVGVITVPDERLQILEALVNPKRVLPTIIEFVDIAGLVKGASKGEGLGNKFLANIREVDAIIHVVRCFEDPNIVHVAGGVDPVFDKDVIDTELQLKDLESIDKKLQKSERSAKAGDAAAKKEVAVLQRFKAALEAGQNARAVQADEVELEAVADLQLLTIKPVIYVANVDEASIKTDGNHHVAALREHVKAEGAQVVLVSAAIEEQIADMEDPEEKEMFLAEYGLTESGLNKLIRASYELLNLITYFTAGVQEVRAWTIHRGDKAPAAAGVIHSDFEKGFIRAEVIKLADYQEYKTEVKIKEAGKMAVEGKDYVVQDGDIMHFRFNV
- a CDS encoding zinc ribbon domain-containing protein YjdM, with amino-acid sequence MDVKDSNGNLLIEGDSVTLIKDLKVKGSSLTLKRGTVVKNIRLTNSPAEIEGRAGGSTMVLKTEFLKKA
- a CDS encoding M1 family aminopeptidase, whose translation is MELESATDRAKFDLPERLRMAPQSDSAAYANSYISTDADRLRFEATVSTSPDQIAIAPGSLLKEWQQNGRRYFHYRLAQPVLNFYSITSARYKVRRERQNGVDLEIYYHPGHPYNLDRMMNSMRASLAYYGQQFGVYPQQQARIIEFPRYQKFAQAFPGTMPYSEGLGFIAQPSPEDRDVDRTYRVVAHEMAHQWWAHQVVGAAVQGATFMSESVSEYLSTLMLERQYGAARVLSVRRHSLDNYLRGRASEKVRELPLLYNEDQPHIHYAKGAVALYALRSYLGEQRLHGALSQFARDYQGRPAPYPTSEDLYGYILRATPDSLQYLVTDQLKRITLYDNQVREAAYQRLPDGRYQAIIQLEAHKRYADALGKETEAPLHDYIDVALYGAGNKVLVRQRLLVTNSRKVVRLTVAALPVKAVVDPDYLLIDRKPEDNSHDAIQIN
- a CDS encoding ABC transporter permease; its protein translation is MFTAFLRFELATWRKQPLTYIFLAVTFGITFLAMLWPNLQMGQDLRNLNVNAPFAILSRAGAMTMLCLLFITAIMASTATRDSGSGYAQVLYAAPLEKGGYLWGRFTGGVLVAVLALLGMLLAIVLGTLLNEPARVGAFQLAPYLQAVSLFIVPNVVLAGAIVYCLTVLTRNTVYAFIGALGLMMGFVLVGLLTPNLDTPASVLLLDPFGLRTLHSLTKYWTVSEKNTAVLDFAGPLLTNRLVWLGIAGALMGLTHGVFSFTTSTGKAKKQRLADAPAPVRAAAPTPRPQVQPRHDRGAALVQLTQQARLDLFGILKSVPFWILLGLGLLNLLSVAATGRSGKVGTSTRSPIPCSTILMGPTPPSCWPCWCTTAGPWCGKNRTPASTVSWTLRPVRRGCLTRLKC